One uncultured Pseudodesulfovibrio sp. genomic window carries:
- a CDS encoding DUF6790 family protein — protein MYVVYLAVAAVICALLNWMFTDATFFATILAWLLGVQVGLGALWAFLGHYYKSDQVAAYIGWRPGSPFQKEIAFANLALGGCGVLAFGLRHSPLRDGFWLATILFATFFLVGAFTVHAADLRVGGNKKPGNAGPVFFADICMPILLWVLYWLR, from the coding sequence ATGTATGTCGTCTATCTGGCCGTTGCCGCCGTCATCTGCGCCTTGTTGAACTGGATGTTCACCGACGCGACCTTCTTCGCCACAATCCTGGCCTGGCTCCTCGGCGTCCAGGTCGGCCTGGGCGCGCTCTGGGCCTTTCTCGGCCACTACTACAAATCAGACCAGGTGGCAGCCTACATCGGCTGGCGGCCGGGCAGCCCGTTCCAAAAGGAAATAGCCTTTGCCAACCTGGCGCTGGGCGGCTGCGGCGTCCTCGCCTTCGGCCTGCGCCACTCCCCCCTGCGCGACGGCTTCTGGCTCGCCACCATCCTCTTCGCCACCTTCTTCCTGGTAGGAGCCTTCACCGTCCACGCCGCCGACCTCCGCGTGGGCGGCAACAAAAAACCCGGCAACGCCGGGCCCGTGTTCTTCGCGGACATCTGCATGCCCATACTGCTGTGGGTGTTGTATTGGTTGCGGTAG
- a CDS encoding tetratricopeptide repeat protein yields MAATNPVQPDVLSDIESHTPESLHPILEAAFTYRKQLITAVCIILAITVAYAGYKAYSAKAESSAQAALGDIMVSSTGADRLAKLDALLGDVTDSVRPAVILEAAQTAMTMGDYAKAQSYWEDLVGLTEGEMQFVARMGRAKAMTLAGNAAEALKEMKELAGLASAAYTVPVYRQLALAAEAAGDKAEALAAYKKLDGEDVGDKPFVEFKISQLESK; encoded by the coding sequence ATGGCTGCAACCAACCCCGTTCAACCCGACGTGCTGTCCGACATCGAGTCGCACACGCCTGAATCCCTGCACCCGATCCTTGAAGCCGCGTTCACCTACCGCAAGCAGCTGATCACCGCAGTCTGCATCATCCTGGCCATCACCGTGGCCTACGCGGGCTACAAGGCATACAGCGCCAAGGCCGAGTCCAGCGCTCAGGCCGCCTTGGGTGATATCATGGTCTCCTCCACCGGCGCAGACCGGCTGGCCAAGCTCGACGCCTTGTTGGGCGATGTCACGGATTCCGTCCGTCCCGCAGTTATCCTCGAAGCAGCCCAGACGGCCATGACCATGGGCGACTACGCCAAGGCTCAGAGCTACTGGGAAGACCTGGTCGGTCTGACCGAGGGCGAGATGCAGTTCGTCGCCCGCATGGGCCGCGCCAAGGCCATGACCCTGGCCGGAAACGCCGCCGAGGCTCTCAAGGAGATGAAGGAACTGGCCGGGCTGGCCTCCGCCGCCTACACCGTTCCCGTCTACCGCCAGCTCGCTCTCGCCGCAGAGGCCGCCGGCGACAAGGCCGAAGCCCTGGCCGCATACAAGAAGCTGGACGGCGAGGACGTCGGCGACAAGCCGTTCGTCGAATTCAAGATCTCCCAGTTGGAAAGCAAATAA
- the nadD gene encoding nicotinate (nicotinamide) nucleotide adenylyltransferase, which produces MKTGILGGSFNPVHTGHVRMAVEVLEQLGLDRVELLPASRPPHKQGQDILPFELRMDLVRRAIADIPGLGANPLEAERPGPSFTCDTLTCYRTKAPDNELHFILGASTFLELHNWRRGIEIPALASLVVVNRWEAADAVAGFVAEHWPESEAEAEGVWRLPEGNTIRLLDTPRLDIKGGHIRSRWLDRRNLSLLVPDGVRDLLEERAEEIESYWGERKKV; this is translated from the coding sequence GTGAAGACAGGTATTTTGGGCGGCAGTTTCAATCCGGTACACACCGGCCACGTGCGCATGGCCGTGGAGGTCCTGGAACAGCTCGGCCTCGACCGGGTGGAACTGCTCCCGGCAAGTCGCCCCCCGCACAAGCAGGGGCAGGACATCCTGCCCTTCGAGTTGCGCATGGACCTGGTTCGCCGGGCCATAGCGGATATTCCCGGCCTGGGCGCCAACCCGTTGGAGGCCGAGCGGCCTGGGCCTTCGTTTACCTGCGACACCTTGACCTGCTACCGGACCAAGGCTCCGGACAACGAACTCCATTTCATTCTGGGCGCGTCCACTTTCCTGGAACTGCACAACTGGCGGCGTGGAATCGAAATTCCGGCCCTGGCCTCCCTGGTGGTGGTCAACCGCTGGGAGGCGGCCGACGCCGTGGCCGGGTTCGTGGCAGAGCACTGGCCCGAGTCCGAGGCCGAGGCCGAGGGCGTGTGGCGGCTGCCCGAGGGAAACACCATCCGTCTGCTGGATACCCCCCGCCTGGATATCAAGGGCGGGCACATCCGCAGCCGTTGGTTGGATCGCCGTAATCTGAGTCTCCTGGTCCCGGACGGTGTCCGTGACTTGCTCGAGGAGCGCGCCGAAGAAATCGAGAGTTACTGGGGCGAGCGGAAAAAGGTGTGA
- a CDS encoding sigma 54-interacting transcriptional regulator gives MATNTQDHSDDLSYLHTLKTIQETLRKETTLEESLNALLKTLALDMEYVRAFMVIMDPKTENLKLSLTYSPAQSDDVTYSPGRGIIGRVFDSGQSISVPRMSDDPEFLNKAFGRSEEELRKLGFICVPVINLRSDEAEVIGALSVDVPLIPADDMAAHRDFLEVVAGIIAGHVAQLQEEMATQNHLLSQGLMAGGADAAPPKDFVAASKAMRLVLRQSTQVAPSRATALLRGESGTGKELLAEAIHQASPRADKPLIKLNCAALPSELIESELFGHQKGAFTGAFQTKRGLFEVADQGTLFLDEIGELSMDAQAKVLRAIQEKEIQRVGSEQTITVDVRLICATHQPLEELLEKGLFREDLYYRINVFPIFIPPLKERREDILPLAEHFLAEFTDEYGKEVKRISTPAIELLVMYHWPGNVRELKNCMERAVLLCEEQVIRTYHLPPTLQSAESSATGTNLSFGEAVAKFEQELLIDSLKKTGGNMLQSARDLRVSYRIVNYKVKKYNIDVKKYSQTKKKQKKKLEV, from the coding sequence ATGGCAACCAACACACAGGACCACTCCGATGATCTCAGCTATCTGCATACGCTGAAGACCATCCAGGAAACCTTGAGGAAGGAAACCACCCTCGAGGAATCGCTCAACGCGCTCCTGAAAACCCTGGCCCTGGACATGGAATACGTCCGGGCGTTCATGGTCATCATGGACCCCAAGACCGAGAACCTGAAGCTCTCGCTGACCTACAGCCCGGCGCAGTCCGACGACGTGACCTATTCGCCGGGCCGGGGCATCATCGGCCGGGTCTTTGACTCGGGCCAGTCCATCAGCGTGCCTCGCATGTCCGACGACCCCGAGTTCCTGAACAAGGCGTTCGGCCGCAGCGAGGAGGAGCTTCGCAAGCTCGGCTTCATCTGCGTTCCGGTCATCAACCTGCGCTCGGACGAAGCCGAGGTCATCGGCGCGCTGTCCGTGGACGTACCGCTCATCCCGGCCGACGACATGGCCGCCCACCGAGACTTCCTCGAGGTGGTCGCGGGCATCATCGCCGGGCACGTGGCCCAGCTCCAGGAGGAGATGGCCACCCAGAACCACCTGCTCTCCCAGGGTCTCATGGCCGGGGGAGCGGACGCGGCTCCGCCCAAGGACTTCGTGGCGGCCTCCAAGGCCATGCGACTGGTCCTGCGCCAGTCCACCCAGGTAGCCCCCAGCCGGGCCACCGCGCTGCTGCGCGGCGAATCCGGCACCGGCAAGGAGCTGCTCGCCGAGGCCATCCACCAGGCCAGCCCGCGCGCCGACAAGCCGCTGATCAAGCTCAACTGCGCGGCCCTGCCGTCCGAACTCATCGAGTCCGAACTGTTCGGTCACCAGAAGGGCGCGTTCACCGGCGCGTTCCAGACCAAGCGCGGTCTGTTCGAAGTGGCTGACCAGGGTACTCTGTTCCTGGACGAAATCGGCGAGCTGTCCATGGACGCCCAGGCAAAGGTCCTGCGCGCCATCCAGGAAAAGGAAATCCAGCGGGTCGGCAGCGAGCAGACCATCACCGTGGACGTGCGCCTCATCTGCGCCACCCATCAGCCGCTCGAGGAGCTGCTGGAAAAGGGCCTGTTCCGCGAGGATCTGTACTACCGCATCAACGTCTTCCCGATCTTCATACCGCCCCTTAAGGAGCGCCGCGAGGACATCCTGCCTCTAGCGGAACACTTCCTTGCCGAATTCACCGACGAATACGGCAAAGAGGTCAAGCGCATCTCCACGCCGGCCATCGAGCTGCTGGTGATGTACCACTGGCCAGGAAACGTGCGCGAGCTGAAGAACTGCATGGAGCGCGCGGTCCTGCTCTGCGAGGAGCAGGTCATCCGCACCTACCACCTGCCGCCGACCCTCCAGTCGGCCGAAAGCTCGGCCACGGGCACCAACCTCTCCTTTGGCGAGGCCGTGGCCAAGTTCGAGCAGGAGCTTCTCATCGACTCGCTCAAGAAGACCGGCGGCAACATGCTGCAAAGCGCCCGTGATCTGCGCGTGTCCTACCGGATCGTCAACTACAAGGTGAAGAAGTACAACATCGACGTGAAGAAGTACTCGCAGACCAAGAAGAAGCAGAAAAAGAAGCTCGAGGTTTAG
- a CDS encoding glutamate-5-semialdehyde dehydrogenase: MDLREQMVDMGKRAKAASRKLSAASGKAKQDALLILAELLEAEAPAIREANKLDLDAAAANGLDKARVQRLTISDKVLNSMIQGCREVAAMADPVGEIESMTKRPNGMMVGRMRVPLGVVAMIYESRPNATVDAGILCLKAGNAVILRGGSEAFHSNRCLAEMMHKALEKAGLPSDAVQVPPTTDREAVAEMLKLEEYIDVVIPRGGEGLIRAVTSQATMPVLKHYKGVCQIFADASCDIDKAVPIIENAKMQYPSGCNAAECLLVHRDVAKDLLPRVAEAIGPKGVKFKACPESLPLLGSYAEPAADEDWGYEFLDLILAVKVVADMDEAMDYIAEYGSNHTEAILSEDYNNCMRFVREVDASLVVANSTTRFNDGAQLGLGAEIGISTSKLHAYGPMGIKELTSAKFVLLGEGQIRE, translated from the coding sequence ATGGATTTACGCGAACAGATGGTGGACATGGGCAAGCGCGCCAAGGCGGCGTCGCGCAAGCTTTCGGCGGCCTCGGGCAAGGCCAAGCAGGACGCACTGCTGATCCTTGCCGAACTGCTGGAGGCCGAGGCCCCGGCCATCCGGGAGGCCAACAAGCTGGACCTGGACGCGGCCGCAGCAAACGGTCTGGACAAGGCCCGCGTACAACGGCTGACCATCAGCGACAAGGTCCTCAATTCCATGATTCAGGGGTGCCGCGAAGTGGCGGCCATGGCCGACCCCGTGGGTGAAATCGAATCCATGACCAAGCGTCCCAACGGCATGATGGTCGGGCGCATGCGCGTGCCGCTCGGCGTGGTAGCCATGATTTACGAATCCCGGCCCAACGCCACGGTGGACGCGGGCATCCTCTGCCTCAAGGCGGGTAATGCGGTCATCCTGCGCGGCGGTTCCGAAGCATTTCATTCCAACAGGTGTCTGGCGGAGATGATGCACAAGGCCCTGGAGAAAGCCGGTCTGCCCAGCGACGCGGTCCAAGTGCCGCCGACCACGGACCGCGAGGCCGTGGCCGAGATGCTCAAGCTCGAAGAGTATATCGACGTGGTCATCCCGCGCGGCGGCGAGGGGCTCATTCGGGCCGTGACCAGCCAGGCGACCATGCCGGTGCTCAAGCATTACAAGGGCGTGTGCCAGATTTTCGCCGACGCGAGCTGCGACATCGACAAGGCCGTGCCGATCATCGAGAACGCCAAGATGCAGTACCCCAGCGGTTGCAACGCCGCGGAGTGCCTGCTGGTCCATCGCGATGTGGCCAAGGACCTGCTGCCCCGTGTGGCCGAGGCCATCGGTCCCAAGGGCGTGAAGTTCAAGGCCTGCCCCGAATCCCTGCCCTTGCTCGGTTCCTATGCCGAACCCGCGGCGGACGAGGATTGGGGCTACGAGTTCCTGGACCTGATCCTGGCGGTCAAGGTTGTCGCGGATATGGACGAAGCCATGGACTATATCGCGGAGTACGGCTCCAACCACACCGAGGCCATCCTGTCCGAAGACTACAACAACTGCATGCGCTTCGTGCGCGAGGTGGACGCCTCCCTGGTGGTGGCCAACTCCACCACGCGCTTCAACGACGGCGCGCAGCTCGGCCTGGGCGCGGAGATCGGCATCTCCACCTCCAAGCTCCATGCCTATGGCCCCATGGGTATCAAGGAGCTGACCAGCGCCAAGTTTGTCTTGCTGGGCGAAGGCCAGATCAGGGAGTAG
- a CDS encoding indolepyruvate oxidoreductase subunit beta, which translates to MPDTKKIRIFMTGVGGQGTLTATTLLAKTALSQGLTVTSGEIHGMAQRGGVVESTVLIGCKSPKIGIGEADILLGFEPMETMRALPYLRQGGLVVSSTEYMPPLSVAMGKQECPTIDDIKKAVSTCTDKVYFMANQSIGLEAGAVQSGNIAMLGALCAAGELPFGPEALEAAIKANLPAKIQAVNLKALELGVKALNS; encoded by the coding sequence ATGCCCGATACCAAGAAAATTCGTATATTCATGACCGGTGTGGGCGGCCAGGGAACCCTGACCGCCACCACCCTGCTGGCTAAGACCGCCCTCAGCCAGGGCCTGACCGTGACCTCCGGCGAGATCCACGGCATGGCCCAGCGCGGCGGCGTGGTCGAGTCCACGGTGCTGATCGGGTGCAAGTCGCCCAAGATCGGCATCGGCGAGGCCGACATCCTCCTCGGGTTCGAGCCCATGGAGACCATGCGCGCCCTGCCTTACCTGCGCCAGGGAGGCCTGGTGGTTTCGTCCACCGAGTACATGCCGCCCCTGTCCGTGGCCATGGGCAAACAGGAATGTCCGACCATCGACGACATCAAGAAGGCTGTCTCCACCTGCACCGACAAGGTCTACTTCATGGCCAACCAGTCCATCGGCCTGGAAGCGGGCGCCGTGCAGTCCGGTAACATCGCCATGCTCGGCGCGCTGTGCGCGGCGGGCGAGCTTCCCTTCGGCCCCGAGGCCCTGGAAGCGGCCATCAAGGCGAACCTCCCGGCCAAGATTCAGGCCGTCAACCTCAAAGCCCTGGAGCTCGGCGTCAAAGCCCTGAACTCCTAG
- a CDS encoding glycosyltransferase family 9 protein, whose product MNPSAAEQPSVVFRLGHMGDVALATGVLSHWHERTGRTFVFATREGNLPLLANHPAVAGTIGLTKADLTDSGWLRKSGDLARQHAGATLIDLHGTLRSRILAFRWKGRVCRYPKFGLTRRLFERTRSDRYRIKLEALNVPQRYALALDQHTPSRDAVLPRIFLTETETHAAERLLSPISCGGPRVALHPYATHPSKQWPAENWIRLTSQLDAEGINWFVVGRNETPLTSGHERDLTNKTDLRATCALLGQADLLVTGDSGPMHLACGVGTPVVALFGPTARAWGFYPAGEKDVVLERDLPCRPCSLHGAKKCTRGFECMTETTPETVMDAVRTALA is encoded by the coding sequence ATGAATCCGAGCGCAGCCGAGCAACCCTCCGTGGTCTTCCGTCTGGGGCACATGGGCGACGTCGCCCTGGCCACAGGCGTCCTGTCCCATTGGCACGAACGGACCGGGCGGACATTCGTCTTCGCGACCAGGGAAGGCAACCTGCCCCTGCTCGCCAACCACCCCGCCGTGGCCGGGACCATCGGGCTGACCAAGGCCGATCTGACAGACTCGGGCTGGCTGCGCAAGTCGGGCGACCTGGCAAGGCAACACGCAGGGGCCACGCTCATCGATCTGCACGGCACCCTCCGCTCGCGCATTCTGGCCTTCCGCTGGAAGGGACGGGTTTGCCGCTATCCCAAGTTCGGACTGACCCGCCGGCTGTTTGAACGCACCCGCTCCGACCGCTACCGCATCAAGCTCGAAGCCCTGAACGTCCCCCAACGCTATGCCTTGGCTTTGGACCAACACACGCCAAGCCGCGATGCGGTGCTGCCGCGCATCTTCCTTACCGAAACCGAAACCCATGCGGCCGAGCGCCTGTTGTCGCCGATCTCCTGCGGCGGACCGCGCGTGGCCCTGCACCCCTACGCCACCCATCCGTCCAAGCAGTGGCCCGCCGAGAACTGGATACGGCTTACTTCCCAACTCGATGCGGAAGGTATCAACTGGTTTGTGGTGGGAAGAAACGAAACGCCGCTTACCAGCGGGCATGAACGGGACCTGACCAACAAGACCGACCTGCGCGCCACCTGCGCCCTGCTGGGACAAGCCGATCTGCTGGTCACAGGCGACTCCGGCCCCATGCACCTGGCCTGCGGCGTGGGCACCCCCGTGGTCGCCCTGTTCGGTCCCACGGCACGCGCCTGGGGATTTTATCCGGCAGGGGAAAAAGACGTGGTTCTGGAAAGGGACCTGCCCTGCCGTCCCTGCTCGCTGCACGGGGCAAAGAAATGCACACGCGGGTTCGAATGCATGACCGAGACCACACCCGAAACGGTCATGGACGCGGTCCGGACAGCTCTGGCCTGA
- a CDS encoding transporter substrate-binding domain-containing protein: MTRSKIILALPALLLLAALVFFGKLVLAERPELLVCDLWPPYSVKTEDGLSGMSVEVVRAVYTRMGMKDVKILPLPWKRALEMARFGDADGLFTANHTPERTVYFNYPEEPLLESPWLVWTRQGTTIRTLDDLKGKRIGVVLGYSYTQEFWTFIQTYCSVEEVYNDNINFRKLALGRLDATVADLGNGLVLADTVGGEIHPNLDYEIKRDGLYIVFNKKRVSEKFVQRFSDELSEFKETKAYKAIWDKYMTPAPEN, from the coding sequence ATGACCCGATCCAAAATCATCCTAGCCCTGCCTGCGCTGCTATTGTTGGCAGCCCTCGTGTTCTTTGGGAAACTCGTTCTGGCCGAACGTCCGGAACTGCTGGTCTGCGATCTCTGGCCGCCCTATTCGGTAAAGACCGAAGATGGCTTGTCCGGAATGTCCGTGGAGGTCGTCCGGGCCGTGTACACCCGCATGGGCATGAAGGATGTGAAGATTCTGCCCCTGCCTTGGAAACGCGCTTTGGAAATGGCCCGCTTCGGCGACGCGGACGGCCTGTTCACGGCCAATCACACCCCGGAGCGGACGGTCTATTTCAACTATCCGGAAGAGCCGTTGCTCGAATCCCCCTGGCTTGTCTGGACTCGGCAGGGAACAACGATCAGGACGCTGGACGATCTCAAGGGCAAAAGAATCGGTGTGGTCCTGGGGTACAGCTACACCCAGGAATTCTGGACCTTCATCCAGACCTACTGTTCCGTGGAAGAAGTCTACAACGACAATATCAATTTCCGAAAGCTCGCCCTGGGCAGGCTGGATGCCACAGTGGCCGATCTCGGCAACGGGCTGGTCCTGGCCGATACCGTGGGCGGCGAAATCCACCCCAACCTGGACTACGAGATAAAGCGGGACGGGCTGTACATCGTATTCAACAAAAAGCGCGTCAGCGAAAAGTTCGTGCAGCGCTTTTCCGACGAACTCAGCGAATTCAAGGAGACCAAGGCCTACAAGGCCATATGGGATAAATACATGACCCCCGCGCCGGAAAACTAA
- the iorA gene encoding indolepyruvate ferredoxin oxidoreductase subunit alpha, translating to MANPLLGDTPGDTHLLLGNEAIVRGAVEAGIQVVTCYPGTPSSEVPDTFYRISPDGKYYFEYSVNEKVALEVAGGATLAGAMSMCTMKHVGVNVAADPLMTLCYVGAPGGLVLLSADDPGCHSSQNEQDNRIYARLGGMPVLEPSTAQEAKDMARDGLLLSKKYGAPLLLRTTTRVNHLRGPVEFGPAPDPGKAEGFKRNPPHSVPIPAFSRPMHIRLMERMEALREESEKSPYNKVTGSGKYGIVCSGIARAYVADALDNAGLADKVSVLELGFSNPMPEKKCLDFLKSVDTLLVVEELEPVLENELRVLAQKNGLSLEIKGKDVLPRNGEFEVTMVENVIREGLGEAPVPTCECSLPDLPGRPPNLCAGCPHRGTYYATRKVFGDDAIYSSDIGCYTLGLLPPLQTADFLICMGSSISAGGGMAKASGQKMVAFIGDSTFFHSGLTGIANAVFNDHDVLIVILDNRTTAMTGHQPNPGVDKTVIGENDHPLDIESAVRGLGVTEVRTVNPFNQKKTMAALEELGEMSGVRVLIAKEPCPLYTRRVYKKVAPQVAYVAESCTGRFDCLDKLACPAMYKEGGKAAVNPILCNGCMLCLQVCGHIKAKKRGS from the coding sequence ATGGCAAATCCGCTCTTGGGTGACACCCCCGGCGACACCCATCTGCTCCTCGGCAACGAAGCCATCGTGCGCGGCGCCGTGGAAGCGGGCATCCAGGTGGTAACCTGTTACCCCGGCACCCCATCCAGTGAAGTGCCGGACACGTTCTACCGCATTTCGCCCGACGGCAAATACTACTTCGAATACTCGGTCAACGAGAAGGTCGCCCTTGAAGTGGCCGGAGGCGCTACCCTGGCCGGCGCCATGTCCATGTGCACCATGAAGCACGTGGGTGTGAACGTGGCCGCGGACCCGCTGATGACCCTGTGCTATGTGGGCGCTCCCGGCGGCCTGGTGCTCCTGTCCGCCGACGATCCGGGCTGCCACTCCAGCCAGAACGAGCAGGACAACCGCATCTACGCCCGTCTGGGCGGCATGCCGGTGCTCGAACCGTCCACGGCCCAGGAGGCCAAGGACATGGCCCGCGACGGCCTGCTTCTCTCCAAGAAGTACGGCGCGCCCCTGCTCCTGCGCACCACCACCCGCGTCAACCACCTGCGCGGACCGGTCGAGTTCGGCCCGGCCCCGGATCCCGGCAAGGCCGAAGGCTTCAAGCGCAACCCGCCGCACTCCGTGCCCATCCCGGCCTTTTCCCGTCCCATGCACATCCGCCTCATGGAGCGCATGGAAGCCCTGCGCGAGGAATCCGAAAAGTCCCCGTACAACAAGGTCACCGGCTCCGGTAAGTACGGCATTGTCTGCTCCGGCATCGCCCGGGCCTACGTGGCCGACGCCTTGGACAACGCGGGCCTGGCCGACAAGGTCTCTGTCCTGGAACTGGGCTTCTCCAACCCCATGCCCGAGAAAAAGTGTCTGGACTTCCTCAAGTCCGTGGACACGCTCCTCGTGGTCGAGGAGCTGGAGCCGGTTCTGGAAAACGAACTGCGTGTCCTGGCGCAGAAAAACGGACTTTCTCTCGAGATCAAGGGCAAGGATGTCCTGCCGCGCAACGGCGAGTTCGAAGTGACCATGGTCGAGAATGTCATCCGCGAGGGTCTGGGCGAAGCCCCGGTTCCCACCTGCGAATGTTCCCTGCCCGACCTGCCCGGCCGTCCGCCGAACCTGTGCGCGGGTTGTCCGCACCGCGGCACCTACTACGCGACCCGCAAGGTCTTCGGCGACGACGCGATCTACTCTTCGGACATCGGCTGCTACACGCTGGGGCTGCTGCCTCCGCTGCAGACCGCCGACTTCCTGATTTGCATGGGCTCGTCCATCTCGGCTGGCGGCGGCATGGCCAAGGCGTCCGGCCAGAAAATGGTCGCCTTCATCGGTGACTCCACCTTCTTCCACTCCGGCCTGACCGGCATTGCCAACGCGGTCTTCAACGACCATGACGTGCTCATCGTCATCCTCGACAACCGGACCACGGCCATGACCGGCCACCAGCCCAACCCGGGCGTGGACAAGACGGTCATCGGCGAGAACGACCATCCGCTGGACATCGAGTCCGCGGTGCGCGGCCTGGGCGTCACCGAGGTGCGCACGGTCAACCCGTTCAACCAGAAGAAGACCATGGCCGCCCTGGAAGAGCTGGGCGAGATGAGCGGCGTGCGCGTGCTCATCGCCAAGGAGCCCTGCCCGCTGTATACCCGCCGGGTCTACAAGAAGGTCGCTCCGCAGGTCGCCTATGTGGCCGAATCCTGCACCGGCCGGTTCGACTGCCTGGACAAGCTGGCCTGCCCGGCCATGTACAAGGAAGGCGGCAAGGCCGCGGTCAACCCGATTCTGTGCAACGGCTGCATGCTTTGCCTGCAGGTCTGCGGGCACATCAAAGCCAAGAAGAGAGGCAGCTAA
- the msrB gene encoding peptide-methionine (R)-S-oxide reductase MsrB encodes MADNTNANYEIATLAGGCFWCVESDMEKLPGVIRVVSGYAGGSEPNPTYEEVSSGATGHREAVQVTFDPTQITYAQILDHYWRHFDPTDPSGSFGDRGYQYTSAIFYHNEMQHKIAEASKQALDRSSRFDKPVITPIIEFTTFYPAEGYHQDYYKHNPVRYKTYRYFSGRDKFVENHWGDAADDVIEAAHDKTPATPAGNDFIKPDEDTLKKTLTPLQFKVTQEEGTEPPFNNEYWDNHAEGIYVDIVSGEPLFSSTDKYESGTGWPSFTTPLVPGNIVEKEDRSLFSVRTEVRSKTGDSHLGHVFEDGPQPTGLRYCMNSAALRFVPKDKMQAEGYGEFLYLFD; translated from the coding sequence ATGGCTGACAATACCAATGCGAACTATGAAATCGCCACCCTCGCGGGCGGCTGCTTCTGGTGCGTGGAATCGGATATGGAAAAACTGCCCGGCGTGATCCGGGTCGTGTCGGGTTATGCGGGAGGCTCAGAGCCCAACCCGACCTATGAAGAGGTTTCGAGCGGAGCTACCGGCCACCGCGAAGCGGTGCAGGTGACCTTCGACCCCACGCAGATCACGTACGCCCAGATACTGGACCACTACTGGCGACACTTCGACCCCACCGACCCCAGCGGCTCATTCGGCGACCGTGGCTATCAATACACCTCGGCCATATTCTATCACAACGAGATGCAGCACAAGATCGCAGAGGCCTCCAAGCAGGCCCTGGACCGCTCCAGCCGCTTCGACAAGCCCGTGATCACACCGATTATCGAGTTCACGACCTTCTACCCGGCAGAGGGCTACCACCAAGACTACTACAAGCACAATCCCGTGCGCTACAAGACCTATCGCTACTTCTCGGGCCGCGACAAGTTCGTGGAGAACCACTGGGGCGATGCGGCCGACGACGTGATCGAGGCTGCCCATGACAAGACCCCGGCAACCCCGGCAGGCAACGATTTCATCAAACCCGACGAGGATACGTTGAAGAAGACACTCACCCCGCTGCAATTCAAGGTCACCCAGGAGGAAGGCACCGAACCGCCCTTCAACAACGAGTACTGGGACAATCACGCCGAAGGCATCTATGTGGACATCGTCAGCGGCGAACCGCTCTTTTCGAGCACGGACAAGTACGAATCCGGCACGGGCTGGCCGAGCTTCACAACCCCCCTGGTGCCGGGGAACATCGTGGAAAAGGAAGACCGTTCTCTCTTCTCGGTGCGCACCGAGGTCCGCAGCAAGACCGGGGATTCGCATCTGGGCCACGTCTTCGAAGACGGCCCGCAACCCACCGGCCTGCGCTACTGCATGAACTCGGCAGCCCTGCGATTCGTGCCCAAGGACAAGATGCAGGCAGAGGGCTACGGGGAATTCCTGTATCTGTTTGACTAA